A DNA window from Streptomyces bacillaris contains the following coding sequences:
- a CDS encoding aldo/keto reductase: MTDNDNHGNSIDTARLDTARLDTARLGGDGGPVVGVQGLGCMGMSEFYGETDERSARDTLDAALEAGVTLFDTADIYGRGANEEFLAPFVGAHRDEITLATKFAIERTDDPRYRAVRNDLAYIRTAVEASLRRLRTDVIDLYYMHRHDPAVPFAESVGAMAELVQQGKVRQLGLSEVTGPELREAHAVHPIAALQSEWSLFSRDVELSAVGAAAELGVTLVPYSPLGRGFLTGAFTDAGQELGEGDFRKHQPRFTGDNARTNAALLEPVHKIAAARGVTAAQVALAWVQQRAQVHGLTVVPIPGTRKRSRLLENVTATRLTLTPEELALLEPIAGQVAGDRYPDMSNTSAARE, translated from the coding sequence ATGACCGACAACGACAACCACGGCAACTCCATCGACACCGCCCGGCTCGACACCGCCCGGCTCGACACCGCCCGGCTCGGCGGCGACGGCGGGCCGGTGGTCGGGGTCCAGGGCCTCGGCTGCATGGGCATGAGCGAGTTCTACGGCGAGACCGACGAGCGCTCCGCCCGGGACACCCTCGACGCCGCGCTGGAAGCGGGCGTCACCCTCTTCGACACCGCCGACATCTACGGGCGCGGGGCCAACGAGGAGTTCCTCGCCCCCTTCGTCGGCGCCCACCGGGACGAGATCACGCTCGCCACCAAGTTCGCCATCGAGCGGACGGACGACCCGCGATACCGGGCGGTGCGCAACGACCTTGCGTACATCCGCACCGCCGTGGAGGCCAGCCTCCGCCGGCTGAGGACCGATGTCATCGACCTCTACTACATGCACCGCCACGACCCGGCCGTCCCGTTCGCCGAATCGGTCGGCGCGATGGCCGAGCTGGTCCAGCAGGGCAAGGTCAGGCAGCTCGGGCTGAGCGAGGTGACCGGCCCCGAGCTGCGCGAGGCACACGCGGTGCACCCGATCGCCGCCCTCCAGTCGGAGTGGTCCCTCTTCAGCCGGGACGTGGAGCTGAGCGCGGTCGGCGCGGCGGCGGAGCTGGGCGTCACGCTCGTGCCGTATTCGCCGCTGGGCCGGGGCTTCCTCACCGGGGCCTTCACCGACGCGGGCCAGGAGCTGGGCGAGGGCGACTTCCGCAAGCACCAGCCCCGCTTCACCGGCGACAACGCCCGCACCAACGCGGCCCTGTTGGAGCCCGTCCACAAGATCGCCGCCGCCCGCGGGGTGACGGCCGCCCAGGTGGCACTCGCCTGGGTGCAGCAGCGGGCGCAGGTGCACGGCCTGACGGTCGTCCCGATCCCCGGCACCCGTAAGCGCAGCCGCCTCCTGGAGAACGTGACGGCGACCCGGCTGACGCTGACGCCCGAGGAGCTGGCCCTCCTGGAGCCGATCGCGGGCCAGGTGGCGGGGGACCGCTACCCGGACATGAGCAACACGTCGGCGGCACGCGAGTAG
- a CDS encoding MerR family transcriptional regulator — protein MTVIDGTSRSTPATSTRTQTSSGVNACTAMPKPHPRPTGKDTYTISEVVAFTGLTAHTLRWYERIGLMPHVDRSHTGQRRFSNRDLDWLVFVGKLRLTGMPVADMVRYAELLREGESTFEERQELLESTRRDVITRIAELHDTLAVLDHKIEFYAGAPRAPERRSA, from the coding sequence ATGACGGTGATCGACGGAACGTCCCGGAGCACTCCCGCTACCAGTACGCGTACACAGACGTCCTCAGGCGTGAACGCCTGTACGGCCATGCCCAAGCCGCACCCCCGTCCCACCGGCAAGGACACCTACACGATCAGCGAGGTCGTCGCCTTCACCGGGCTCACCGCGCACACCCTGCGCTGGTACGAGCGGATCGGGCTGATGCCCCATGTCGACCGCTCGCACACCGGCCAACGCCGCTTCTCCAACCGCGACCTGGACTGGCTGGTCTTCGTCGGCAAGCTGCGGCTCACCGGGATGCCCGTCGCGGACATGGTGCGGTACGCGGAGCTGCTGCGTGAGGGCGAGTCCACCTTCGAGGAGCGGCAGGAACTGCTGGAGTCGACCCGCCGCGATGTGATCACCCGCATCGCGGAGCTGCACGACACCCTCGCCGTTCTCGACCACAAGATCGAGTTCTACGCGGGCGCCCCCCGGGCGCCGGAAAGGCGCAGCGCCTGA